In Terriglobus aquaticus, the genomic window TCCAGCAGGATGCTCACCAGGATCGACGCCGAGATGGAGACGCCCGTAAAGATGCCTGACCCCAGCTTCTGCGCAAACATCAGGCCGATCATGGTGGTGACGATCGAAAGCAGGCCGCCAAACCAGGCCCACCACGGCGCGCTCGTAATGGCTTGCCCCGGCCACGCCTGCCGCACAATCGCCTGCAGCAGCATCACGCCCAGGAACCCACTCAGGTAGACCCACGCCGCCGCCCACACCGGCTGCTGCAGGTGCTTGTTCAACTCAGCGTTCACGTTCTGAAACGGATTCAGCGCACCCGCGGTGGCAGCAAACAGGACAAAGAGCCAGGACATGGTGAGTAGGACGACGCCTGCGTCGCCGAAGTCGAACAAAGCCGCGGCATGGCGCACCAAAAAGCAGGGAGCAGGCAGCAGGGCACAGGGGTCAGCGAGGCGCCTGTCGACCACAACCCCTCTCACTCCTCCGCCTTGCGCCGTCCCGCTACTCCCTATTCCCTGTTCCCTCTTGCCTGCGATCGACTTGCCGCCGCGCTCCCTCGCTGTTCTCATCAAGCCATGCAAGAGCAGCCCCGCATCCTGGGTCTCGACATCGGAGATCGCCGTATCGGCCTCGCCATCTCCGACCCCTTCGGCACGCTTGCCCAGCCGCTGCTCACGCTCGTCCGCAGCTCGCTTCGCCACGATCTCAAATCGATCGGCCGAGTCCTCCGCAAACACGCCATCACCGAGATCGTCGCCGGCAATCCGCTGTACATGAGCGGCGACCTAAGCCCGCAGGCGCAGAAAGCGCAAGCCTTCGCCGAAGCCGTCCGCGCCGAGTTCGGCCTGCCGCTGCACCTGTGGGACGAGCGCCTGACCACCACCGAGGCGCACCGCCAGCTTGACACCATGGGCCACGAAAAGATCGGCCGCAAAGGCATCATCGACCAGGTCGCCGCCGTGCTCATCCTGCAAGCCTTCCTCGACCACCGCCGCCTTGCGCATGAGGGCTATGCGACCGAATCCGTATAATGATTGCTTCAGGCTCACGTGCCGGAAGACCGCACCGCCGCGACTGTACCGGCCCACAGCGTTCCACACACGCCCTTTAGCCTGACGCTGCACCGCAGCCACCTCACCCCAGGGACCAGACACATGCTCGATATCACCAAGAAGCTGCAGGAAGAAATCAACGTGCTCGAATACGAGCTGACCACCGAGC contains:
- a CDS encoding DMT family transporter; its protein translation is MSWLFVLFAATAGALNPFQNVNAELNKHLQQPVWAAAWVYLSGFLGVMLLQAIVRQAWPGQAITSAPWWAWFGGLLSIVTTMIGLMFAQKLGSGIFTGVSISASILVSILLDHMGWIGFKQHPASPMRLAGAGLMVLGVWLVSRF
- the ruvX gene encoding Holliday junction resolvase RuvX; protein product: MQEQPRILGLDIGDRRIGLAISDPFGTLAQPLLTLVRSSLRHDLKSIGRVLRKHAITEIVAGNPLYMSGDLSPQAQKAQAFAEAVRAEFGLPLHLWDERLTTTEAHRQLDTMGHEKIGRKGIIDQVAAVLILQAFLDHRRLAHEGYATESV